One window of Dermacentor albipictus isolate Rhodes 1998 colony chromosome 9, USDA_Dalb.pri_finalv2, whole genome shotgun sequence genomic DNA carries:
- the LOC135911117 gene encoding ribosome production factor 1, whose product MATLVQCENSNMEVESVEEAPVHKRNISQIKNKKRRLEEYLKLKRAKQKLKRQAQKKRRKEAEALGENAPPKQEPRTIENTREPDDTMVQADDEEVQLDEAMDEMAAYFRKEYVPKLLITTSDNPHTRTIKFCRELKQSIPYADFRWRNRSRIKKTVEHAIERGYSDIAVINEDRRHPNGLLLTHLPDGPTAYFRISNVKFCKDIKGRAAYSAHRPEVILNNFNTRLGHSVARMLASLFHYDPEFQGRRVVTFHNQRDYIFFRHHRYEFRNAEKVSIQEIGPRFTLRLKSLQKGTFDSKFGEYEWVLKRHEMETSRRRFFL is encoded by the exons ATGGCAACGTTGGTCCAGTGCGAGAACAGCAACATGGAGGTCGAGTCCGTCGAAGAAGCTCCAGTGCACAAACGAAACATCTCGCagataaaaaacaagaaaaggagaCTCGAGGAATACCTGAAGCTTAAACGAGCCAAGCAAAAG CTCAAGAGACAAGCGCAGAAAAAACGTCGAAAAGAAGCTGAAGCCCTTGGTGAAAAT GCACCTCCAAAACAGGAGCCGCGTACGATCGAAAACACCAGGGAACCGGATGACACCATGGTACAGGCAGACGATGAAGAG GTCCAGCTGGATGAAGCGATGGACGAAATGGCCGCCTACTTCCGAAAGGAGTATGTCCCTAAGCTGCTCATCACCACGAGTGACAACCCGCACACA CGAACCATCAAGTTCTGCCGTGAACTCAAGCAGAGCATACCCTACGCTGATTTCCGGTGGCGCAACCGTTCACGAATCAAGAAGACAGTCGAGCACGCCATTGAGCGCGGGTACTCGGACATTGCTGTGATTAATGAAGACCGCAGGCACCCCA ATGGACTCCTGTTGACACACTTACCAGATGGGCCAACTGCGTACTTCAGGATAAGCAATGTGAAGTTCTGCAAGGACATCAAG GGTCGTGCTGCGTACAGTGCGCACCGTCCAGAAGTGATTCTAAACAACTTCAACACAAGGCTGGGCCATTCTGTGGCACGCATGCTGGCCTCACTGTTCCACTATGACCCCGAGTTCCAAGGGCGCCGGGTCGTCACCTTCCACAACCAGAGAGACTACATCTTCTTCCGGCACCACAG GTACGAGTTCAGGAACGCTGAGAAGGTGAGCATCCAGGAGATTGGACCCCGGTTCACGCTGCGGCTCAAAAGCCTCCAGAAGGGGACCTTCGACTCCAAGTTTGGAGAGTACGAGTGGGTGCTGAAG AGACACGAAATGGAGACAAGCCGGAGAAGATTCTTCCTCTAA